One stretch of Arachis duranensis cultivar V14167 chromosome 1, aradu.V14167.gnm2.J7QH, whole genome shotgun sequence DNA includes these proteins:
- the LOC107485710 gene encoding protein FAR1-RELATED SEQUENCE 5-like, giving the protein MENDGKESYKDGDQSEDLSVEYECSSDESDDMVDVTVDEAEADIINAGGLKKLITDLTIEDIWGLAFDTESQVCEFYAKYVKCYEFVSRKDLKMVDANGNINTRQLVCNKAGERYWRHLKRDNRQREHRAITRVNCKVRIRFIRHYRTGKWKVSVFESEHNHPLCPPKYRHLIAANRGLDEADKTQADSLRACGVKTYHIMGYMVSEKGGYDKVGFTSKDLHNHISKTRRGKVKDSDAFAALAYLFSKADSDPLSRKVHLKGW; this is encoded by the coding sequence atggagaatgatggcaAAGAGTCGTATAAGGATGGTGATCAATCTGAGGATTTAAGTGTTGAGTATGAGTGCAGTTCCGATGAAAGTGATGATATGGTGGATGTAACTGTAGATGAAGCAGAGGCAGATATAATTAATGCTGGTGGTTTGAAAAAGTTGATAACTGATTTGACCATCGAAGACATATGGGGACTGGCGTTTGATACAGAATCTCAAGTTTGTGAATTTTATGCCAAATATGTCAAGTGCTATGAATTTGTGTCCCGAAAAGACTTGAAGATGGTGGATGCTAATGGCAACATTAATACAAGACAGTTGGTTTGCAATAAAGCAGGAGAAAGATATTGGAGGCACCTTAAAAGGGACAATCGACAAAGGGAGCATAGGGCAATTACTCGTGTCAACTGCAAGGTGAGGATTCGGTTCATTCGTCACTATAGAACGGGTAAGTGGAAAGTTAGTGTCTTTGAGAGTGAACACAATCATCCACTGTGTCCACCTAAGTACAGACATCTTATTGCCGCGAATCGTGGGCTTGATGAGGCCGATAAAACACAAGCAGACAGCTTGCGAGCATGTGGTGTTAAAACTTACCACATAATGGGTTACATGGTTTCCGAAAAAGGTGGATATGATAAAGTGGGTTTTACTAGCAAAGACTTACATAACCACATTAGTAAGACTAGGCGTGGCAAAGTGAAAGACAGTGATGCATTTGCTGCATTGGCCTATCTGTTTTCTAAGGCAGATAGTGACCCGTTATCTAGGAAAGTTCACCTTAAAGGATGGTAG